Sequence from the Maribellus comscasis genome:
AAAAGATAAAGAACGTACCGATCTGGCTGATATATATAAAAAATTAACCATTATGTACGATAATCTTTTTGAGACTTCTTTTGCCTATTCAGCCGGACTACATCAGGCACCAACTGATGGGAAAGATTATCCGGAGTGGCATTTGCATATGCATTTTTATCCGCCGTTGTTGCGATCAGCTACAGTTAAAAAATTTATGGTTGGTTATGAAATGCTGGCTACTCCACAGCGTGATATTACACCCGAACAGGCAGCCCAGCGTTTGCGGGATTTACCAAAGATTCATTATAAGAAATGAAATAAATCAAACAATAATTATTTAATCGATAAATAAAGTTATGACTAAAATTAACAGCTTAATTGAAAAAATTAATGGCGGAGATAATCCGTTGTTTCAGGAATTATATGGAACCGAAACTGCAGTTTTAAAAGAACAGGCCGACAGATATGCGGGGTTGATGAGTGAATTTGAACAAACATTTGGGTCTGATGATGTAACACTTTTTAGTTCGCCCGGACGTACCGAGATTGGTGGAAACCACACAGACCACAATTTTGGTCGTGTTTTGGCTGGTGCGGTAAACCTTGACAATATCGCTGTTGCTGCAGCAAACGGAACGGATGTTGTTAAAATAAAGTCGGCAGGTTATCCTGAATTTCAGGTCGATTTGTCGGATTTAAGTATTGATGAATCCAATTTTTATACTTCAAATTCTCTGGTGAAAGGTATCTGCGCCAAAATGAAGGAAAACGGTTATGAGATTGGCGGTTTTAATGCTTGTATCGAAGGCCGTGTACCTAAAGGTTCGGGGTTAAGTTCATCTGCTTCTTTCGAGGTGTTGGTTGGAGCAATTATCAATGCGCTTTTTAACGACGGAAAAATGTCAGCAGTTGAAAATGCAATCATCGGTCAATGGTCAGAAAATAATTATTTTGGGAAACCTTGTGGTTTAATGGATCAGACAGCATGTTCAGTAGGAGGCTTAATTACCATTGATTTTAAAGATCCTGCCAATCCGGTAGTAAAAGAGGTTGATTTTGATTTTGTTGCAACCGGATTTTCACTTGTAATTACTGACGTTGGTGGCGGCCACGATGATCCTGCTTCTCAGGCTGAATACGCATCATTGCCTACTGAAATGAAATCGGTTGCTGCGGAACTGGGGGCGAACGTTTTACGTGAAGTAACATTGGAGCAAATTGTTGACAAAATTCCTGAAATTCGTAAAAAAACAGGCGACAGAGCCATCTTACGCGCCTATCATTTTCAGGGAGATAACCAGCGTGTTGTGGATCAGGTGAGCGCTTTGGAAAACAACGATTTTGAATCATTCCTGAAAATGGTTGTTGAATCAGGTTATAGTTCTTATATGTACAATCAGAATATTTTTGACGTTGTTCATAAAGATGAACAGGTGGTTTCACTGGCACTGGCTTTAAGCGAGATGGTGCTGAAAGGAAGCGGTGCATGGCGTGTGCATGGTGGTGGATTTGGTGGAACAATCCAGGCTTTTGTTCCGCAAGACAAATTGAATGAATACGTAAGCACTCTGGAACATGTGTATGGAAAAGGAGCTTGTCATAAATTGTTTATCAGGTCAAAAGGTTCGGTGAAGCTTGATTTCTAGGTGTTATTGCAACTTCGTTAAT
This genomic interval carries:
- a CDS encoding galactokinase; translation: MTKINSLIEKINGGDNPLFQELYGTETAVLKEQADRYAGLMSEFEQTFGSDDVTLFSSPGRTEIGGNHTDHNFGRVLAGAVNLDNIAVAAANGTDVVKIKSAGYPEFQVDLSDLSIDESNFYTSNSLVKGICAKMKENGYEIGGFNACIEGRVPKGSGLSSSASFEVLVGAIINALFNDGKMSAVENAIIGQWSENNYFGKPCGLMDQTACSVGGLITIDFKDPANPVVKEVDFDFVATGFSLVITDVGGGHDDPASQAEYASLPTEMKSVAAELGANVLREVTLEQIVDKIPEIRKKTGDRAILRAYHFQGDNQRVVDQVSALENNDFESFLKMVVESGYSSYMYNQNIFDVVHKDEQVVSLALALSEMVLKGSGAWRVHGGGFGGTIQAFVPQDKLNEYVSTLEHVYGKGACHKLFIRSKGSVKLDF